Genomic window (Streptomyces liliiviolaceus):
CGCGGTCATCGGGTGCCCCGGTCCGCGTAGCTCTCCAGCTCTGCGGCCTGGTCCTTGGTGATGATCTGCGGGCCGGTGAGGACGGGCCGCCCGCCGCCGAGCGTGTCGGCGTTGTACCGGTAGAGCCAGAGCAGGTCCACGGCCTCGTAGCCCTGGAGGTAGGGCTGCTGGTCGACGGCGAAGCCGAGGGTGCCGTCCTTGAGCGAGGCGGCGACCTTGGCGTTGAGGTCGAAGGTGTCGATCTCGGCCTTGCTGCCCGCGTCCTCCTTGGCCTTGACCGCGGTGGCCGCGTAGGGCGCGCCGAGGGTGACGACGGCGTCGACCGAGGAGTCGGCCTGGAGCTTGGCTCCGATGGAGGACTGGACGGCCGACATGTCGGTGCCCTCCACGTAGATGTTCCGTACGGTGCCGTCGAAGGTCTTCCTCACGCCCGCGCAGCGCTGCTCGTGGCCGACATTGCCCTGTTCGTGGAGGACGCAGAGGGCCGTTTTCCGGCCACGCTCGTTCAGCTCCTCCCCGACGGCCTCGCCGGCGATCGTCTCGTCCTGGCCGACGTGGGTGAGCGCGCCGAACTCCTTGGACTTCTCGGATCCCGAGTTCACGGTGATCACGGGGATGCCGGCCTTCACGGCGCGCGCGACCGCGCTCTTCATGGCGTCGGGCTTGGCGAGGGTGACGACGATGCCGTCGACGCCCTTGTCCACGGCGGCGTCCACGAGCTGCGCCTGCTGCTGTCCCTCGTCGTCGTGGGAGTACAGGAACTTGATGTTGTCCTTGTCGGCGGCCTGCTGGGCGCCGTTCTGGACGATGTCCCAGAAGGTGTCGCCGTCACCCGAGTGGGTGATCATCGCGACGGTCCAGCGGGGGGTGCTCACCGCGCCCCCGCCCTGGGCCGACGCCGCTTTGCGGGCGTCCTCGGCGCGCTTGCCGCCGGTGCTGCTGCACCCGGCCAGGGATGCGCCCAGCGCCCCTGCCACCGCGATGCTGACCCAGGTCCGAAACCGTGCCACGAGGCCGTGCCCTTCTTGATGTCCGATACATGAAACAACCAAGTATCGGATACGGAGGGAAGGATTCCGGACAGCGGGGCCGTCGACACCGCCACGCGGGCCGCGCGGGAGTGCGTGGAGTCGTACCAGCTCAGGGGCGCACGTGGGTTCAGGGCGGGTCAGGGGCGTACGAGCAGCTGGAACTCGAAGGAGTAGCGCGAGGCGCGGTAGGTGTGGGAGCCGAACTCGACGGCGCGGCCCGTGTCGTCGAAGGTGGTGCGCTGCATGGTGAGCAGCGGGGCGCCGGCGGCCTCGTCTAGGCGCCCGGCCTCCACGGCGGTGGCGGCCCGGGCACCGACGGACTGGCGGGCGCTGTGCAGCGTGATGCCCGCGACGCGCATCAGCCGGTACAGACCGGTGGCCTCCAGCTGCGCGCTGTCGAGGTCGAGGAGGCCGGGCGGCAGGTGGTTGCAGAGGTACGCCATCGGGTCGCCGTGGGCGAGCCGCAGCCGCTCCACCCGGTGCACGTCGCTGCCCTCCGCCACCGACAGGGCCGCCGCCACCTCAGCCGTCGCCGGGACGACGGTGTTGACGAGGACGCGGGTCGCGGGCCGCTGGCCGGCCGCCTCCAGGTCGTCGTAGAGGCTGCTGAGTTCCAGGGGGCGCTTGACCTGGCTGTGGACGACCTGGGTGCCGACACCCCGACGGCGTACGAGGAGGCCCTTGTCCACCAGGGACTGGATGGCCTGGCGGACCGTGGGCCGGGACAGACCGAGGCGTCCGGCGAGCTCGATCTCGTTGCCCAGCAGGCTGCCCGGGGTCAGGGCACCGCGCTCGATCGCCGCTTCGAGTTGCTGGGCCAGCTGGAAGTACAGCGGGACCGGGCTGTTCCGGTCGACGCTGAGCTGGAGCGGCGTGGTCGGGTCCACATCTGGTTTGGG
Coding sequences:
- a CDS encoding sugar ABC transporter substrate-binding protein — protein: MARFRTWVSIAVAGALGASLAGCSSTGGKRAEDARKAASAQGGGAVSTPRWTVAMITHSGDGDTFWDIVQNGAQQAADKDNIKFLYSHDDEGQQQAQLVDAAVDKGVDGIVVTLAKPDAMKSAVARAVKAGIPVITVNSGSEKSKEFGALTHVGQDETIAGEAVGEELNERGRKTALCVLHEQGNVGHEQRCAGVRKTFDGTVRNIYVEGTDMSAVQSSIGAKLQADSSVDAVVTLGAPYAATAVKAKEDAGSKAEIDTFDLNAKVAASLKDGTLGFAVDQQPYLQGYEAVDLLWLYRYNADTLGGGRPVLTGPQIITKDQAAELESYADRGTR
- a CDS encoding GntR family transcriptional regulator gives rise to the protein MDPTTPLQLSVDRNSPVPLYFQLAQQLEAAIERGALTPGSLLGNEIELAGRLGLSRPTVRQAIQSLVDKGLLVRRRGVGTQVVHSQVKRPLELSSLYDDLEAAGQRPATRVLVNTVVPATAEVAAALSVAEGSDVHRVERLRLAHGDPMAYLCNHLPPGLLDLDSAQLEATGLYRLMRVAGITLHSARQSVGARAATAVEAGRLDEAAGAPLLTMQRTTFDDTGRAVEFGSHTYRASRYSFEFQLLVRP